In a genomic window of Nesterenkonia halotolerans:
- a CDS encoding transcriptional regulator, which produces MGSEAEGPEPRFDPLIHAAHRLRICAMLSQAKGIEFAEIQERTGLSKSALSKQLTQLVSARYVTEEPFVRAGRSRLMLSLSELGRDAYTGHKQALTALLQEQDQDSTAQ; this is translated from the coding sequence GTGGGGTCTGAAGCCGAGGGGCCTGAACCGCGCTTTGACCCGCTCATCCACGCTGCTCACCGGCTGCGCATCTGCGCCATGCTCTCGCAGGCGAAGGGAATCGAATTTGCGGAGATCCAGGAGCGCACCGGACTGTCCAAGTCGGCGCTGAGCAAACAACTGACCCAGCTCGTCTCCGCGAGATACGTGACAGAAGAGCCGTTCGTGCGGGCGGGACGCTCACGCCTGATGCTGTCCCTCTCCGAGCTCGGTCGCGATGCCTACACCGGGCACAAACAGGCACTCACCGCCCTGCTCCAGGAACAGGACCAAGACTCAACAGCGCAGTGA
- a CDS encoding SDR family oxidoreductase encodes MTSDVEEPTLPADRTALIVGASGITGSAVARQLVAEGWDVLALSRSAVSAPGVRGVAANLRDPESLATALAEHRPTHVFFSAWQKQDTEAENIRVNGAMLRDLLAALKHAPLQHVSIVTGLKHYLGPFEAYAAGATPDTPFHEEEPRLETPNFYYAHEDELFAAAERQGFTWSVHRAHTIIGHAVGNAMNMGLTIAVQATLAKELDLDFVFPGSEQQWNGLTDVTDAGLLAEQMIWASTDPAGANEPFNIVNGDVFRWRWMWPRLAADLGVAPERVIGFSEAPRPLEEQMAPHEAAWPAIAEKHGLIESDIQRLASWWHTDADLGREMEVVTDMGKSRDAGFLSHRRTEQAFKDLFVRYRADRVIP; translated from the coding sequence ATGACCTCCGATGTAGAAGAACCAACACTGCCCGCCGACCGCACCGCGCTGATCGTCGGGGCCTCTGGCATCACCGGATCCGCTGTCGCCCGGCAGCTCGTCGCCGAGGGGTGGGACGTGCTGGCCCTGTCCCGGAGTGCCGTCTCCGCTCCGGGCGTGCGCGGGGTTGCTGCCAATCTTCGCGATCCCGAGAGCCTCGCCACCGCGCTGGCCGAGCACCGGCCGACGCACGTGTTCTTCAGCGCCTGGCAGAAGCAGGACACCGAGGCGGAGAACATCAGGGTCAACGGCGCCATGCTGCGTGACCTCTTGGCAGCGCTGAAGCACGCGCCGCTGCAGCATGTTTCCATCGTGACCGGACTCAAGCACTATCTCGGCCCCTTCGAGGCCTACGCCGCCGGAGCCACCCCCGATACTCCCTTCCACGAAGAGGAGCCGCGACTGGAGACCCCGAACTTCTACTACGCGCATGAGGATGAGCTCTTCGCCGCGGCGGAGCGTCAGGGCTTCACCTGGTCCGTGCACCGGGCGCACACCATCATCGGCCACGCCGTGGGCAACGCCATGAACATGGGCCTGACCATCGCCGTTCAGGCGACGCTCGCCAAAGAGCTGGATCTCGACTTCGTGTTCCCCGGCAGCGAGCAGCAGTGGAACGGGCTCACCGATGTGACCGACGCAGGGCTGCTCGCCGAGCAGATGATCTGGGCTTCCACGGACCCTGCCGGGGCGAACGAACCCTTCAACATCGTCAACGGGGACGTGTTCCGGTGGCGCTGGATGTGGCCGCGGCTCGCGGCTGATCTCGGTGTGGCCCCTGAGCGCGTGATCGGATTCTCCGAGGCGCCGCGTCCGTTGGAGGAGCAGATGGCGCCGCACGAGGCGGCATGGCCCGCGATTGCGGAGAAGCACGGTCTCATCGAGTCCGATATCCAGCGACTGGCCTCCTGGTGGCACACCGACGCCGATCTGGGGCGTGAGATGGAGGTCGTCACAGATATGGGCAAGAGCCGCGACGCTGGGTTCCTGTCCCACCGCCGCACCGAGCAGGCCTTCAAGGACCTGTTCGTCCGCTACCGCGCGGACCGCGTCATCCCCTAG
- a CDS encoding NAD(P)-dependent alcohol dehydrogenase yields the protein MTTTITALQADSAEGDFTRRPLERRSVRADDVRIAIRYAGICHTDIHQVRNEWGGASYPMTPGHEIIGDVVEVGADVSEFTVGDTVGVGCFADSCMECEACKAGEEQFCSQGVVATYNGQDKDGETTHGGYSQQIVVRDHFVLRIPEGMDAASTTPLLCAGITTYAPLKRYGAGPGVKVGVIGMGGLGHIAVKIAAAMGAEVTVLSRTDSKKEDGLSFGATSYRATADGSAFQELAGTFDLIINTVGASVSLDSFLGLLGRGGTMVNVGAPSEEQSFQMFSLLTMRRNYAGSMVGGLPETQEMLDFCAKHGITATTELIQADQVAEYYDKVVSGDVRYRAVIDIASLENAS from the coding sequence ATGACTACGACCATCACCGCACTTCAGGCCGACAGCGCCGAAGGTGACTTCACCCGCCGTCCGCTCGAGCGTCGCAGCGTGCGCGCCGATGACGTGCGCATCGCCATCCGCTATGCGGGCATCTGCCACACCGACATCCACCAGGTCCGCAACGAATGGGGCGGCGCCAGCTACCCGATGACTCCGGGGCACGAGATCATCGGCGACGTGGTCGAGGTCGGGGCTGACGTCTCCGAGTTCACCGTCGGTGACACCGTCGGCGTCGGCTGCTTCGCTGATTCCTGCATGGAGTGCGAGGCCTGCAAGGCCGGCGAGGAGCAGTTCTGCAGCCAGGGCGTCGTCGCGACCTACAACGGTCAGGACAAGGACGGTGAGACCACCCATGGCGGATACAGCCAGCAGATCGTGGTCCGTGACCACTTCGTGCTGCGCATCCCCGAGGGCATGGACGCCGCCTCGACCACCCCGCTGCTCTGCGCCGGGATCACCACCTACGCCCCGCTGAAGCGCTACGGCGCCGGTCCGGGCGTGAAGGTCGGTGTGATCGGCATGGGCGGACTGGGGCACATCGCGGTCAAGATCGCCGCCGCCATGGGCGCTGAGGTCACCGTGCTCAGCCGCACCGACAGCAAGAAGGAAGACGGACTCAGCTTCGGCGCCACCTCCTACCGCGCCACCGCGGACGGCAGCGCGTTCCAGGAGCTGGCCGGAACCTTCGACCTGATCATCAACACCGTGGGCGCATCCGTCAGCCTTGACTCCTTCCTCGGCCTGCTGGGCCGCGGCGGGACCATGGTCAACGTCGGAGCCCCCAGCGAGGAGCAGTCCTTCCAGATGTTCTCGCTGCTCACCATGCGCCGGAACTACGCCGGCTCCATGGTCGGCGGTCTCCCGGAGACCCAGGAGATGCTGGACTTCTGCGCCAAGCACGGCATCACGGCCACCACTGAGCTGATCCAGGCCGATCAGGTCGCCGAGTACTACGACAAGGTCGTCTCGGGCGACGTGCGCTACCGCGCCGTCATCGACATCGCCTCGCTGGAGAACGCCTCCTGA
- a CDS encoding OsmC family peroxiredoxin produces MPTRTARTAWNGSLEEGSGQVELSSSKIGTYDVSFPKRSAEEANGNTSPEELIAAAHSSCYAMQLSAVLSGAGGTVESLDVRAEVSLGADPDGGFKLTGIKLIVHGEVSGIDEDTFLKSAEEAKTGCPVSKALTGVEITLDATFES; encoded by the coding sequence ATGCCTACACGTACAGCACGCACTGCCTGGAACGGATCACTCGAAGAGGGCTCCGGCCAGGTCGAGCTCAGCAGCTCCAAGATCGGCACCTATGACGTGTCGTTCCCGAAGCGCTCAGCAGAAGAGGCCAACGGCAACACCAGCCCCGAGGAGCTCATCGCCGCGGCACACTCCTCCTGCTATGCCATGCAGCTCTCTGCCGTGCTCTCCGGCGCCGGCGGCACCGTGGAATCTCTGGACGTCCGCGCCGAGGTCTCCCTCGGCGCCGATCCCGACGGCGGCTTCAAGCTCACCGGCATCAAGCTGATCGTCCACGGTGAGGTCAGCGGCATCGACGAGGACACCTTCCTGAAGTCCGCTGAAGAAGCCAAGACCGGCTGCCCGGTCAGCAAGGCGCTCACCGGAGTGGAGATCACTCTGGACGCCACCTTCGAGAGCTGA
- a CDS encoding alpha/beta fold hydrolase: MSHVTVGTENSTDISLYYEDHGSGQPVVLIHGYPLDGSSWEKQTAALLDAGYRVITYDRRGFGKSSRPTTGHDYDTYAADLHAVMEALDLRDAALVGFSMGTGEVARYLKNHGTQRVDKAVFLGSLQPFLLQTEDNPTGVPQDVFDGLFEAVSTDRYAFFTSFFNDFFNAEENLGGRLSEEALAANKGLAYAASPHASIWAQPTWLTDFRDDVVALGSSEVSALIVHGTADNILPIDSTGRPFHEALPSAKYHEIEGAPHGMLWTHAQEVNEQLLTFLRG; encoded by the coding sequence TTGTCGCACGTCACCGTCGGAACCGAGAACAGCACAGACATCTCCCTCTACTACGAGGACCACGGCTCAGGTCAGCCAGTGGTGCTCATCCACGGCTATCCCCTGGATGGATCATCCTGGGAGAAGCAGACGGCAGCTCTGCTGGACGCCGGATACCGAGTCATCACCTATGACCGCCGCGGATTCGGAAAGTCCTCTCGCCCCACCACGGGCCACGACTACGACACCTACGCCGCAGATCTCCACGCAGTCATGGAGGCGCTCGATCTCCGCGACGCCGCGCTGGTCGGCTTCTCCATGGGCACCGGCGAGGTCGCCCGCTACCTGAAGAACCACGGGACCCAGCGGGTGGACAAAGCCGTCTTCCTCGGCTCACTCCAGCCCTTCCTGCTGCAGACCGAGGACAATCCCACAGGCGTCCCGCAGGACGTGTTCGACGGACTCTTCGAGGCCGTCAGCACCGACCGCTACGCCTTCTTCACGAGCTTCTTCAACGATTTCTTCAACGCGGAGGAGAACCTCGGTGGTCGACTCAGCGAGGAGGCGCTGGCCGCGAACAAGGGGCTCGCCTACGCGGCGTCACCGCATGCCTCGATCTGGGCGCAGCCGACCTGGCTCACGGACTTCAGAGACGACGTCGTCGCCCTCGGAAGCTCCGAGGTCTCCGCGCTGATCGTCCACGGCACGGCAGACAACATCTTGCCCATCGACTCCACCGGTCGACCCTTCCATGAGGCCCTTCCCTCGGCGAAGTACCACGAGATCGAAGGCGCTCCCCACGGCATGCTCTGGACCCACGCCCAGGAGGTCAACGAGCAGCTCCTGACCTTCCTGCGCGGCTGA
- a CDS encoding TetR/AcrR family transcriptional regulator: MTRQGDAGLRESGDLQLRRAVIESADSLYYAHGFRAVGMDALRQHAGVSLKLIYRLFPSKESIVLAVLDYRHQIWAGEVTAAVERAESPRERLLAIYDYLAGWFRSENFRGCVFINAFGELATESPAVAAKAAEHKRDFRDYMDQLAIDAGFSAELGDQLMLLAEGAQVTAAITGDAAMAMKARRAAEMLLSFEETRPTASVAGGSAAPQSHGG, translated from the coding sequence ATGACGCGTCAGGGGGACGCAGGACTGCGCGAATCGGGGGATCTCCAGCTGCGCCGAGCAGTCATCGAATCGGCGGATTCCCTGTACTACGCCCACGGCTTCCGCGCGGTGGGCATGGACGCGCTGCGCCAACACGCAGGGGTCTCGCTGAAGCTGATCTACCGGCTCTTCCCCTCCAAGGAGTCCATCGTTCTGGCAGTGCTGGACTACCGCCACCAGATCTGGGCCGGGGAGGTCACCGCCGCCGTCGAGCGTGCCGAATCTCCCAGAGAGCGTCTGCTGGCGATCTATGACTACCTCGCCGGGTGGTTCCGCTCCGAGAACTTCCGCGGCTGCGTCTTCATCAACGCCTTCGGTGAACTCGCCACCGAGTCCCCCGCGGTGGCGGCCAAGGCCGCCGAGCACAAGCGGGACTTCCGCGACTACATGGACCAGCTCGCCATCGATGCCGGGTTCTCCGCCGAGCTGGGCGACCAGCTGATGCTGCTCGCCGAAGGCGCCCAGGTCACCGCCGCGATCACCGGAGATGCCGCCATGGCGATGAAGGCCCGCCGCGCGGCCGAGATGCTGCTCAGCTTTGAAGAGACCCGGCCGACCGCCAGCGTCGCCGGAGGCAGCGCCGCACCTCAGAGCCATGGCGGCTGA
- a CDS encoding DUF3995 domain-containing protein: MIWAAAALGLLNAAPSVYWAFGGDALLETIGQWLIDLRGRSPLLIGMGLLGIALGKSAAAVIPLVAIHVLAARRVLWWNLSRLAAVALILYGAAGLVINLVLLLFPGLTVEDPTARWGQALLWYPMLLLWGLVLGVGLHRWRRRVSEGGPTPR; the protein is encoded by the coding sequence TTGATCTGGGCCGCTGCCGCGCTCGGCCTGCTGAATGCGGCGCCCAGCGTCTATTGGGCCTTCGGCGGGGATGCCCTGCTGGAGACCATCGGCCAGTGGCTGATCGACCTGCGGGGCCGGTCCCCGCTGCTGATCGGCATGGGTCTGCTGGGCATCGCGCTGGGAAAATCTGCGGCGGCGGTGATCCCGCTGGTGGCGATCCACGTGCTGGCTGCCCGGCGGGTGCTGTGGTGGAACCTCTCCCGTCTCGCCGCTGTGGCGCTGATCCTCTATGGCGCGGCGGGACTGGTCATCAACCTGGTGCTGCTGCTGTTCCCCGGCCTCACCGTGGAGGATCCGACGGCGCGATGGGGCCAGGCGCTGCTCTGGTACCCGATGCTCCTGCTCTGGGGGCTGGTGCTCGGCGTCGGGCTTCATCGGTGGCGCAGGCGGGTCAGCGAGGGTGGCCCCACCCCGAGGTGA
- a CDS encoding CorA family divalent cation transporter, with protein sequence MSISMWEFGADGQVHAVEPSAVGSARSSSRGLLWVDLQAHDAPDLAAAAEGLGLQEAELDFLAGNRSRLSIPSSSYESVAAVLHRVCLTADQQFSFTELRVLSAKNLIITVQTATEDLPQLNVLDAVRTRPAGLTATDAVSGIISAVLREYPAALDELEDAVEEMEGLLFREARLDAALSHKIYQLLQEAHRCEWALRPLEALSTEGGSNAADSAVDAAADSGAENVPSPIWSDLIRRARGMRDRVELLRSHLENAVALHSTLLTIEQNDATRRLADASYAQGEQSKKISGWAAILFAPTLIASIYGMNFRHMPELHWIAGYPLALALMLGLSLGLWLVFKRRQWL encoded by the coding sequence ATGTCCATCAGCATGTGGGAATTCGGGGCCGACGGACAGGTCCACGCGGTCGAACCCTCCGCGGTTGGTTCGGCACGCAGCTCGTCGCGGGGTCTGCTCTGGGTGGACCTCCAGGCACACGACGCGCCGGACCTCGCCGCTGCGGCCGAGGGCCTCGGTCTGCAGGAAGCCGAACTGGACTTCCTCGCCGGCAACCGGAGCCGGCTGTCCATCCCCTCGAGCTCCTACGAGTCGGTCGCCGCCGTGCTGCACCGGGTCTGCCTCACTGCTGATCAGCAGTTCAGCTTCACCGAACTGCGGGTGCTCTCGGCGAAGAACCTCATCATCACCGTGCAGACAGCGACCGAGGATCTCCCGCAGCTCAACGTGCTCGACGCGGTGCGAACCCGTCCCGCTGGCCTCACGGCGACCGACGCGGTCTCCGGGATCATCAGCGCCGTGCTGCGCGAGTATCCCGCGGCCCTGGATGAGCTGGAGGATGCCGTCGAAGAGATGGAGGGGCTGCTGTTCCGGGAAGCCCGACTCGATGCCGCACTGTCCCACAAGATCTACCAGCTGCTCCAAGAGGCCCACCGGTGCGAATGGGCTCTGCGGCCCCTGGAGGCGCTGTCCACAGAGGGCGGGTCCAACGCCGCCGACTCAGCCGTCGACGCGGCTGCCGATTCGGGCGCTGAGAACGTCCCCTCTCCCATCTGGAGCGACCTCATCCGCCGTGCACGGGGGATGCGCGACCGGGTCGAGCTGCTGCGCTCTCATCTGGAGAACGCGGTGGCTCTGCACTCCACGCTGCTGACGATCGAACAGAACGACGCCACCCGACGTCTGGCTGACGCCTCCTACGCCCAGGGGGAGCAGAGCAAGAAGATCTCCGGTTGGGCGGCGATACTGTTCGCGCCCACGCTCATCGCCTCGATCTATGGCATGAACTTCCGCCATATGCCGGAGCTTCACTGGATCGCGGGATATCCACTGGCCCTCGCCCTGATGCTCGGCCTGAGTCTCGGGCTATGGCTGGTCTTCAAGCGTCGGCAGTGGCTCTGA
- a CDS encoding ABC-ATPase domain-containing protein produces MNDQQTLQRTLTSLDGRGYASYKQLTGSYDLGVFRLFVDKVQVDPFAPPSLMRLRLSRAEAGFPAELLADREGRIATGDFLTRAFAAALRGSHKSSPESDAISIGTPGQQVLERTSVLITEEFIEARLAVGLPAAGRKALGRKAARLLTETLPQIAEAALLHGSVDQDALQNHVTLYRDQAALQAELAARRLVSFVADGAVLPRRSGDSDRPLAEAAVQFRSPESLRVSFELPSGRSLTGMGVPEGVSVIVGGGYHGKSTLLRAIERGVYPHISGDGREWVITRDDAVSIRAEDGRAAAGVDISPFISGLPSGTDTRSFSSTNASGSTSQATNLVEAVEAGASALLIDEDTSATNFMIRDERMRELIPAQREPITPFVDRVRPLFTERGVSTVLVAGGSGAFFEVADQVIALQDYTLRDVTEEAHRIAARHAAPAAPEVTAADAPAADATAPGAATPATAPGIFATAAARVPQQDSLRPAKKTKPARGRGRDAIQYGREDVDLAAVAQLVDAAQTEAIAKALDRLAERADGVSDIASMVESLLREVDASGLESLSPHRGHPGHLARPRAHEIHAALNRYRGLKVRD; encoded by the coding sequence ATGAACGATCAGCAGACGCTCCAACGCACACTGACCTCTCTGGACGGCCGCGGCTACGCCTCCTATAAGCAGCTGACCGGCTCCTATGACCTCGGAGTCTTCCGGCTCTTCGTGGACAAGGTGCAGGTGGATCCGTTCGCCCCGCCCTCCCTGATGCGACTGCGCCTGAGCCGAGCGGAGGCGGGGTTTCCCGCAGAACTTCTCGCGGACCGCGAAGGCCGGATCGCGACCGGGGACTTCCTCACCCGGGCGTTCGCCGCCGCTCTGCGGGGCAGTCACAAGTCCTCGCCCGAGAGCGATGCCATCAGCATCGGCACTCCCGGGCAGCAGGTGCTCGAGCGCACCAGCGTGCTCATCACCGAGGAGTTCATCGAGGCGCGTCTCGCCGTCGGGCTGCCGGCCGCCGGCCGCAAGGCACTGGGGCGCAAGGCTGCTCGGCTGCTCACCGAGACGCTGCCGCAGATCGCCGAGGCCGCGCTGCTCCACGGCAGCGTGGACCAGGACGCCCTGCAGAACCACGTCACGCTCTACCGAGATCAGGCTGCGCTGCAGGCCGAGCTGGCTGCACGACGCCTGGTCTCCTTCGTGGCCGACGGCGCGGTCCTGCCCCGCAGGTCGGGGGACTCTGACCGCCCCTTGGCAGAGGCGGCAGTCCAGTTCCGCAGCCCGGAATCGCTGCGGGTCAGCTTCGAGCTCCCCAGCGGTCGCAGTCTCACCGGGATGGGCGTCCCCGAAGGCGTCAGCGTGATCGTCGGCGGCGGGTATCACGGCAAGTCCACTCTGCTCCGGGCCATCGAACGCGGCGTCTACCCCCACATCTCCGGGGACGGCCGTGAATGGGTCATCACCCGCGACGACGCCGTGTCCATCCGCGCCGAGGACGGCCGCGCCGCCGCCGGGGTGGACATCTCACCCTTCATCTCCGGGCTGCCCTCCGGCACGGACACCCGCAGCTTCTCCAGCACCAACGCCTCCGGCTCCACCTCCCAGGCCACGAACCTGGTGGAAGCCGTGGAGGCAGGGGCCAGCGCGCTGCTGATCGACGAGGACACCTCCGCCACCAACTTCATGATCCGTGACGAGCGCATGCGCGAGCTCATCCCGGCCCAGCGTGAACCGATCACTCCCTTCGTGGACCGGGTCCGCCCGCTCTTCACCGAGCGCGGCGTCTCCACCGTGCTGGTCGCCGGTGGTTCCGGCGCCTTCTTCGAGGTGGCCGACCAGGTGATCGCGCTGCAGGACTACACCCTGCGCGACGTCACCGAGGAGGCGCACCGCATCGCGGCGCGGCACGCCGCCCCCGCCGCCCCGGAGGTCACCGCGGCTGATGCCCCTGCGGCTGATGCCACTGCCCCCGGCGCCGCCACGCCAGCCACCGCACCCGGGATCTTCGCCACGGCCGCGGCACGGGTCCCGCAGCAGGACTCGCTGCGGCCGGCGAAGAAGACCAAGCCCGCGCGCGGCCGAGGCCGGGATGCCATCCAGTACGGCCGCGAGGACGTGGACCTGGCCGCCGTCGCCCAGCTCGTCGACGCCGCCCAGACCGAGGCCATCGCCAAGGCACTGGACCGGCTCGCCGAGCGCGCCGACGGGGTCAGCGATATCGCCAGCATGGTGGAATCTCTGCTTCGGGAGGTGGATGCCTCCGGACTGGAGTCCCTCTCCCCCCATCGCGGACATCCGGGCCACCTGGCACGTCCGCGCGCCCATGAGATCCACGCGGCGCTCAACCGCTACCGAGGCCTGAAAGTCAGGGACTGA
- a CDS encoding DUF2267 domain-containing protein codes for MRHDEFLKNVSEKGGPSDREQADQLVKVVLEDLGKRLKGGEASDLAAQLPEELKAPLTSQTETETLDDVDDFLRRVAGQLGEDLGTEDALPQVQAVFSTLADSVSEGEIKDLRSQLPTGFAPLFA; via the coding sequence ATGCGCCACGATGAATTTCTGAAGAACGTCTCCGAGAAGGGCGGTCCGAGCGACCGCGAGCAGGCCGACCAGCTAGTGAAGGTCGTCCTGGAGGACCTCGGCAAGCGGCTCAAGGGTGGCGAGGCAAGCGATCTTGCCGCCCAACTTCCCGAGGAGCTGAAGGCACCGCTGACCTCCCAGACTGAGACCGAGACGCTCGACGACGTGGATGACTTCCTGCGTCGCGTGGCCGGTCAGCTGGGCGAGGACCTCGGCACCGAGGATGCCCTCCCCCAGGTCCAGGCAGTGTTCTCCACCCTCGCCGACTCGGTCTCCGAGGGTGAGATCAAGGACCTGCGCTCGCAGCTGCCGACCGGGTTCGCTCCGCTCTTCGCCTAG
- a CDS encoding DoxX family protein, translating to MNTNQQAVAMAGLLSFTGALHFLYPAPFDSIVPPQLGNRRLITHASGLAELGTAVALMIPGTRRAGGLCTAALMLAVYPANIYSVKKYWHHPRARAVALARLPLQVPLVRTGWNIARA from the coding sequence ATGAACACGAACCAGCAGGCCGTCGCGATGGCAGGCCTTCTCAGCTTCACCGGGGCGCTGCACTTCCTCTACCCGGCCCCCTTCGATTCGATCGTGCCGCCGCAGCTGGGCAACCGGCGCCTGATCACCCACGCCAGCGGCCTCGCCGAACTCGGCACCGCCGTCGCGCTGATGATCCCGGGCACTCGTCGCGCCGGGGGACTGTGCACGGCAGCCCTGATGCTCGCGGTCTACCCGGCGAACATCTACTCCGTGAAGAAGTACTGGCACCACCCGAGGGCCCGCGCCGTCGCCCTGGCCCGCCTTCCGCTGCAGGTGCCGCTGGTCCGCACCGGGTGGAACATCGCTCGGGCCTAG
- a CDS encoding UbiA family prenyltransferase, with the protein MTGAFIRVARGLWGSTHPGPTLVVTVLAAALSLAAGLSLGRIALLTLAVFAGQLSVGLSNDALDAGRDRAVGRTDKPIARGDISLRTGWIAAILALALALGLSAPLGLGMLAAHAIFLASAWSYNAGLKATPISILPFILGFGAFPAFATLAAPDPELAAPWALLAGGALGAAIHLTNVLPDLDDDARTGISGLPHRLGARPSAALAAAAVLIGAIAVTASAADGEILQGDLAQIPVISWVFFALEVAVVLVTLVLAVKGRSGRVLFRLVMLAALLLAAQLVAAGGSLAG; encoded by the coding sequence ATGACTGGGGCTTTCATCCGAGTGGCACGCGGACTGTGGGGTTCCACGCATCCTGGTCCCACACTGGTGGTCACTGTACTCGCGGCCGCGCTATCGCTGGCCGCCGGGCTGAGCCTGGGGCGGATCGCGCTGCTCACGCTCGCCGTCTTCGCCGGACAGCTCTCGGTGGGCCTGTCGAATGACGCGCTCGATGCCGGGCGAGACCGTGCGGTGGGCCGGACGGACAAGCCGATCGCTCGCGGCGACATCAGCCTGCGCACGGGGTGGATTGCCGCTATCCTCGCGCTCGCCCTGGCGCTGGGGCTCTCCGCCCCGCTGGGTCTGGGAATGCTCGCCGCTCACGCGATCTTCCTCGCCTCGGCCTGGTCCTATAACGCGGGGCTGAAGGCGACACCGATCTCGATCCTGCCGTTCATCCTCGGATTCGGCGCCTTTCCCGCCTTCGCCACGCTCGCCGCCCCGGATCCGGAGCTGGCGGCCCCCTGGGCCCTGCTCGCCGGCGGCGCCCTGGGTGCCGCGATCCACCTGACCAACGTGCTGCCAGACCTCGACGACGACGCCCGCACCGGCATCTCGGGGCTGCCGCACCGGCTCGGTGCCCGCCCCTCGGCGGCGCTCGCGGCTGCTGCGGTGCTGATCGGGGCGATCGCGGTGACGGCCAGCGCGGCGGACGGGGAGATCCTCCAGGGGGACCTCGCGCAGATCCCGGTCATCTCCTGGGTGTTCTTCGCCCTGGAGGTCGCGGTCGTCCTGGTGACGCTGGTGCTCGCGGTGAAGGGGCGCTCCGGACGGGTGCTGTTTCGCCTGGTGATGCTCGCGGCGCTGCTGCTGGCCGCGCAGCTGGTCGCAGCGGGCGGCTCCCTCGCCGGCTGA
- a CDS encoding FAD-dependent oxidoreductase: MAEVIVIGAGPVGLLLAAELFRRGISVEVLEAREEPGSDSRAIGIHAPVLAALQRSGLTAALLEHAVRVRRGEARSEGRLLGTVRFDRLSTRFPFVATLPQAATEAVISRVAPEPRRGIRVTALSARPQHVEVRTSHGDRRAPLVVLAGGGRSRELVYRDPVAHTYPDRYLMTDAEVSDRQDQGTAVVHLETSGVLESFPLPGRRRRFVAWDSPDASTEPEQRLERMQRLLAVHGESVTAEVTGFGVRRFVAPQLRNGRLLVIGDAAHEVSPIGGQGMNLGLLDAATLAPLLTKWVNTGVAPEEGLQRWEQNRLRSARRAAHLAGLNTRLGRPVGPTVNTLRSGGLQLMLGPGTGRLFARAYAMGFDSAA, from the coding sequence CCGCCGCGGCATCAGCGTGGAGGTCCTCGAGGCGCGCGAGGAGCCCGGGTCCGACAGCCGGGCGATCGGCATCCACGCCCCGGTGCTGGCCGCCCTGCAGCGCTCAGGACTCACGGCCGCGCTGCTGGAGCACGCCGTGCGCGTGCGGCGCGGCGAGGCCCGATCCGAGGGCCGATTGCTGGGCACCGTGCGCTTCGACCGCCTCTCCACCCGGTTCCCCTTCGTCGCCACCCTGCCGCAGGCCGCCACCGAGGCCGTGATCTCCCGGGTGGCGCCGGAACCGCGGCGCGGGATCCGGGTCACCGCACTCTCCGCCCGACCCCAACACGTGGAGGTGCGCACCAGCCACGGAGACCGGCGCGCCCCGCTCGTGGTCCTCGCCGGCGGCGGCCGCTCCCGGGAGCTGGTCTATCGAGACCCGGTGGCACACACCTATCCGGACCGGTACCTCATGACCGACGCCGAGGTCTCCGACCGTCAGGACCAGGGCACCGCGGTGGTGCACCTGGAGACCTCCGGAGTGCTGGAATCCTTCCCGCTCCCAGGACGACGACGCCGCTTCGTCGCCTGGGACTCCCCTGACGCCTCGACCGAGCCGGAGCAGCGGCTGGAACGGATGCAGCGCCTGCTGGCCGTCCACGGCGAATCGGTCACCGCCGAGGTGACCGGGTTCGGAGTGCGTCGCTTCGTCGCCCCACAGCTGCGCAACGGACGCCTCCTGGTGATCGGCGACGCCGCCCATGAGGTCAGCCCGATCGGCGGACAGGGGATGAACCTGGGCCTGCTCGATGCCGCCACCCTCGCCCCGCTGCTGACGAAATGGGTCAATACCGGAGTCGCGCCGGAGGAGGGCCTGCAGCGGTGGGAGCAGAACCGGCTGCGCTCGGCGCGCCGAGCAGCGCATCTGGCCGGACTGAACACTCGGCTGGGCAGACCCGTGGGGCCAACCGTGAACACCCTGCGCAGCGGCGGGCTGCAGCTGATGCTGGGGCCGGGCACCGGACGGCTCTTCGCCCGCGCCTACGCGATGGGCTTCGACTCCGCAGCCTGA